The nucleotide window CACCAGCGCCGCGGGCCGCACGTTCAAGGTCATCGACACGGATCTGGGCAGACCCATCGGCGATCTGACCCACAATCTGGAATATCCGGAACTGTCGGAAGACCTTCGGACCGTGCTCAGCCGGGGAACCGACGTGGAGCGCGAGGTGCGCGACCTCGAAGGCGGCTGGCACCTGGCCCGGCTGCTGCCGTACGACTCGGGCGCGAGGAATGCGGGGGGAGTGGTCATGACCTTCGTGGACATCTCCCGGATCAAGTCCGCCGAGGACGACCTGCGCCGCGAGCGGGACCTGCTCTTCCGGATCATGGAGAGTTCCCCCACGGCTACGGTCATGGTGGACCGGGACGGGCTCATCTCCTACGTGAACGCCGCTGCGGAAAGGCTGCTCGGAGCGACGAAGGAGGAGCTGAGTTCCCGCGCCTTCGACTCCCCCGCCTTCGGGATTACCGACTGCGAGGGAAGCCCTCTTGCGTCGGACGAACTGCCCTTCGGCGTGATCCGCCGCACCGGGGAGCGCATCGAAAACCATCGCCACGCGATCACGGGAAGCGGGGGAGAGCGCAGGTGCCTCTCCGTGACCGGCAATCCGGTGTTCGACGAGCAAGGCAAGGTGGAGGGAGCTGTGTTCAAGTTTGAAGAGGCGTCGCCGAACGCCGCTGACTAAGGAGGGTCTGATGAGCGCGGACAGGCAGGATCCCCATAACCGAGAAGGTCTTCGCGAGCGGGCCGAGCGGCTGCTGCGGGAGCAGGAGGCCAACGGCTCGGACGATTTCGACGAGGTGCGCGATCTGGTGCATGAACTCGCCGTGCACCAGATGGAACTCGACATGCAGAACGAGGAATTGCGGGGTTCCCAGCTGGAATTGAACCGTTCGCGGGACAGGTACCAGCTACTGTTCGACTCGGCCCCGATCGGCTATCTGGTGCTCGATGCCAAGGGGGTCATCCGGGAAGCCAACGACGAGGCGGCGGCCCTGCTCGGCGTGGAGCGCGGACGCGCGGCGGGAAAGCCGCTGGTCGCCCTGCTGCCGGGCCGGGAGCACGGCAACTTTTTTACTCTCCTGCAGAGCGTGTTCGCCCAGGGCGAAGCAGCCCGCGACATGGAGCTGCGCCCGCGGGACGGGGCGCTGCGCACGATCCGGCTCACGGCCAGCCTGGCCCGCGAGTCCTTGGCGGACGAGGCGCGCTGCCTCTGCGCCATGCAGGACATCTCCTTCCGGGTGGAGGCCGAGCGTGCCCTGCGGCAGGCGCTCAAGGAGGCGGAAACCGCCAACAGGGCCAAGAGCGTTTTTCTGGCGAACATGAGCCATGAGATCCGCACTCCGCTCAACGGCGTGCTCGGCATTCTTCAGCTTCTTTCGCGCACGGCCCAGGAGCCGCGCAACAAGGAGCTGATCGATGTCGGGCTGAACGCGGGACACGGCTTGCTGTCGATCCTCAACGACGTGCTGGAGTTCTCGCGCATCGAAGCGGGCCGCGTCGATGTCCAGGATCAGGCCTTTGTGCTGCGGGATCTGTTCAACATGCTGCTGCGGCTTTTCCTTCCCCAGACCGCCACCAAGGGCATCAACCTGGTCATGGACCTGGCCCCGGATTCTCCGGACGTGCTCTCCGGGGATTCCGGCCTGCTGCGGCAGATTTTGTTCAACGTGATCGGCAACGCCGTCAAGTTCACCCAGAAGGGCGAGGTCCGGGTCTGGGCCGGGCCGCTTCCCGCGCGCAGCGCAGGAAGATGCCGCATGCTGTTCATGGTCGAGGACTCCGGCATCGGCATGGCCGACAACGACCTTGCGGGCATTTTCGATGAGTTTCATCAGGTGGAGCGGCACTACAACCGCCGTTTCGGCGGGGTCGGGCTCGGCCTCGCCATTGTCCGTCGGCTCGTGTCGCGGATGGGCGGAACGCTGGCCTATGAGAGCGAACGGGGCAAGGGAACCCGCGCCTGGATCAGCCTGCCCTTCGGCGCTCCGTCGCTGGAGGGCGCCTCGTCCGTCCCGAAGGGGGAAGTCGAGTGCGGCGAGCGCGGGCGGATTCTCGTGGTCGAAGACGACGACGTGGCCCGCAAGGTGATTTGCCGCATCCTGGAAGAATGGGGCTACGGATTCGCCGTGGCCGAGGACGGGCACATGGCCCTGGACCTGCTGGAGCGCGAGGAGTTCGACTGCGTGCTCATGGACATCCGCATGCCCGGCATGGACGGCGAGGAATGCACCCGCAGGATTCGCAGCGCGGACAGGAGCTATTCGAGCATTCCCATCGCGGCCATGACCGCCTTCGCCTACACGGAGGAACGGGACAAGATCCTGAGGGCGGGAATGGACGCGTATCTCGCCAAGCCCCTGGACATTGAGGAGCTTCAAAAGGTGCTCACGGAGCTTGTTCCGCGGGCCTGCCGCCCTGCGCTCTAGCCTCGGAGGCCGCGCGGCCTAGCCCAGGCCCACGTCGAGGCTCATCATCAGGGCGAAGCCGAGAATCAGGCCCATGGTGGCCAGGTCGCCGTATCCCGAGGCCTGGGATTCGGGAATGACCTCCTCGCAGGAAACGAAGATCATGGCCCCGGCGGCAAAGGACAGGGCATAGGGCAGCAGGGGCTGGGCATAGACCACGGCCACCGCGCCGATCACCCCGGCGATGGGTTCGACCATGCCGGAGAACTGGCCGTACATGAAGCTGCGCATCCGGCTCATGCCTTCCCTGCGCAGGGGAATGGCAACCGCCGCGCCTTCCGGAAAGTTCTGGATGCCGATGCCGATGGCCAGGGCGATGGCCCCGGCCAGGGTGGCCGAAGGCAGGCCCGCGCCCACGGCGCCGAAGGCCACGCCCACGGCGAGCCCTTCCGGGATGTTGTGCAGGGTGATGGCCAGCACCAGGAGCACGCTGCGGTTCCAGGAGGTGGAGATGCCCTCGGCCTCGCTGCGCGGCGCGTTCAGGTGCAGGTGGGGCAGGAACATGTCCACCAGCCGCAGAAAGCCCGCCCCGGAGATGAAGCCCACGGCGGCCGGAACGAACTTCCAGGGGCCGAGGTGTTCGGACATCTCGATGGCCGGGGCCAGCAGGGACCAATAGCTGGCCGCGATCATCACGCCCGCGGCAAAGCCGAGCATCACGTCCAGGGTCCGTTTGCTGATGTTCTTGGTCAGGAAGACCATGCCCGCGCCCAGCGCGGTCACGCCCCAGGTGAAGAGCGTGGCCAGCAGAGCCTGAAGCACGGGGCTCAGAGAAGCGATGTCCATTTTTCCCTCCGCATGGATCGGTCTTCCGGAAGCATAGCGTTCCCGGCGGGTTTTGTGAACCCGGCCTGCGAAGATTCCCGGCTAGGCGTTGCCGCGCCGGAAGCTCTCCGCGTCCAGCTCCAGCCGCTTGAGGATCTTCTGCAGGGCCACGCGGGAGAGGCCGGAGATGCGCGCCGCCTCGGAGATGTTGCCGCCCGTGGATTCGAGCAGGTCGCGCACATAGGCCCTGGTGAAGCTGTCGATGACCTTTTCCTTGGCCTCCTTGTAAGGGCCGGGGCAGTTGGGGTCGTCGCGGCAGGTCGCCTCCTGTCCCTCGGCCAGGCGCACGTGGGCCATGTCGATGACCTCGCGGGAGCAGAACACGGCGAGCCTGCGGATGAAGTTCTGGAGTTCGCGCACGTTTCCCGGCCATTCCCGCCCGGCGAGATAGGCCAGGGCTTCCGGCGCGATTTCCTTGCAGGAGCGGTTCATCTCCGCGCAGGCCCGCGCCAGGAAGTGGCGGCTGAGCAGGGGAATGTCCTCGGTGCGCTCGCGCAGGGGCGGCACGGTCACGCTGAGGACGTTGAGCCGGTAGTAGAGATCCTCCCGGAAGGACTTGTCGCGGATGCGGGCTTCCAGATCCTGGTTCGTGCTGGCGATGATGCGCACGTCCACCCGCACGTTGCGGCTGGAGCCCACGGGCCGGATTTCTCCTTCCTGAAGGCAGCGCAGCAGCTTGGTCTGGAGCGAGAGGGGGATGTCGCCGATTTCGTCCAGGAGCAGGGTGCCGCCGCGCGCGTTGACGAAGATGCCCTTGCGGTCGCGGTCCGCCCCGGTGAACGCGCCCTTGACGTGGCCGAAGAGTTCGCTCTCGAGCAGTTGCTCCGGGATGGCCGGGCAGTTCACCGTGAGCATGGGGCGGTCGTTGCGCGGGCTGAGGCGGTGGATGGTGCGGGAGACCAGTTCCTTGCCCGTGCCGGACTCGCCGCGCACGAGCACGGTGTAGTCCGATTCGGCCACGGCGGCGGTGGCCTCCTTGAGCCTGCGCATGGCCGGGCTCTCGCCGATGAGTTCCGGCGCGCCCTCCTGCCGGGCCAGCAGCCCGCGCAGCCGCGCGTTCTCACCCAGGAGCCGGCTGCGTTCCAGGCCGCGCTGCACCGAGGTGAACAGCGCGTCCGGCTCCACGGGCTTGGTCAGGAAATCGTAGGCCCCGGACTTGAGCGCCTCCACCGCCGTCTGCACCGTGCCGTAGGCCGTGAGCAGCAGCACGCTGGCGCGCGGCCAATCCTCCAGCACGAGCCGCAGCAGGGCCACGCCGTCCATGCCGGGCATGGAGAGGTCCGTGAGCAATACGCCGCAGGGCTCGGCGGCCATGATTTCCAGGGCCTCGGCCCCGGACTGGGCCGTGCGGATATGCTCCTGCGGGAACTGCTTGCCCAGCAGCCGCTGGATGCCCCGGGCGAAGTCGGGTTCGTCGTCCACGATCAGGATGCCGAGAGGGTCGCTCATGATGCTCCTTGCGAAGAGGGGGAGTTGGGCTG belongs to Paucidesulfovibrio longus DSM 6739 and includes:
- a CDS encoding sigma-54-dependent transcriptional regulator yields the protein MSDPLGILIVDDEPDFARGIQRLLGKQFPQEHIRTAQSGAEALEIMAAEPCGVLLTDLSMPGMDGVALLRLVLEDWPRASVLLLTAYGTVQTAVEALKSGAYDFLTKPVEPDALFTSVQRGLERSRLLGENARLRGLLARQEGAPELIGESPAMRRLKEATAAVAESDYTVLVRGESGTGKELVSRTIHRLSPRNDRPMLTVNCPAIPEQLLESELFGHVKGAFTGADRDRKGIFVNARGGTLLLDEIGDIPLSLQTKLLRCLQEGEIRPVGSSRNVRVDVRIIASTNQDLEARIRDKSFREDLYYRLNVLSVTVPPLRERTEDIPLLSRHFLARACAEMNRSCKEIAPEALAYLAGREWPGNVRELQNFIRRLAVFCSREVIDMAHVRLAEGQEATCRDDPNCPGPYKEAKEKVIDSFTRAYVRDLLESTGGNISEAARISGLSRVALQKILKRLELDAESFRRGNA
- a CDS encoding response regulator, which produces MSADRQDPHNREGLRERAERLLREQEANGSDDFDEVRDLVHELAVHQMELDMQNEELRGSQLELNRSRDRYQLLFDSAPIGYLVLDAKGVIREANDEAAALLGVERGRAAGKPLVALLPGREHGNFFTLLQSVFAQGEAARDMELRPRDGALRTIRLTASLARESLADEARCLCAMQDISFRVEAERALRQALKEAETANRAKSVFLANMSHEIRTPLNGVLGILQLLSRTAQEPRNKELIDVGLNAGHGLLSILNDVLEFSRIEAGRVDVQDQAFVLRDLFNMLLRLFLPQTATKGINLVMDLAPDSPDVLSGDSGLLRQILFNVIGNAVKFTQKGEVRVWAGPLPARSAGRCRMLFMVEDSGIGMADNDLAGIFDEFHQVERHYNRRFGGVGLGLAIVRRLVSRMGGTLAYESERGKGTRAWISLPFGAPSLEGASSVPKGEVECGERGRILVVEDDDVARKVICRILEEWGYGFAVAEDGHMALDLLEREEFDCVLMDIRMPGMDGEECTRRIRSADRSYSSIPIAAMTAFAYTEERDKILRAGMDAYLAKPLDIEELQKVLTELVPRACRPAL
- a CDS encoding ZIP family metal transporter, which encodes MDIASLSPVLQALLATLFTWGVTALGAGMVFLTKNISKRTLDVMLGFAAGVMIAASYWSLLAPAIEMSEHLGPWKFVPAAVGFISGAGFLRLVDMFLPHLHLNAPRSEAEGISTSWNRSVLLVLAITLHNIPEGLAVGVAFGAVGAGLPSATLAGAIALAIGIGIQNFPEGAAVAIPLRREGMSRMRSFMYGQFSGMVEPIAGVIGAVAVVYAQPLLPYALSFAAGAMIFVSCEEVIPESQASGYGDLATMGLILGFALMMSLDVGLG